The Priestia megaterium NBRC 15308 = ATCC 14581 region ATTGATCGCCAAATCTTTTGCCCAATATCCGCGATAAATCAGCTGACCTTTCTCTCCATCAACATGCCCTACTTTTGTTTCAGCTGCAACGATTCCTTCTAATCCTTTAACGTATGTCATCTCAACCACTCCCCCAATTATTTTTAACAAACCGGCCCTTTTTTCTATGTACGGCTCGTTTGCAGAATGAATAGACTCACCTTAGTGGTGCACTATACCATTTTATTCCTCTTTCTTAATTGTCAGAACAGTATACAAAATGAACATTTCAACACGTGTTATTTCTGCGCTCGCGGCTTTGTTTTACGGGAGAAAAAAATATTTTTCTAGGATTTTTTTCGAGGGTACTTTTTTGTTAACGCTTACAAATATGCGGGTTTCTAACGTATTTAGAGGAATTTGATGTGCTATTTTTGGATGAATCACTATTCACTTCCTTATGTAAGAGTTTACATTTATTTGAATCATAAGTAAAATAGATAAATAGAATAAATAGTATGAAAACTAAGAATACTAGTGAGGAGAATTTATGGATATTCGAGAACTGCAACATTTCATGGAAGTAGTTAATCAAAAAAGTTTCACGAAAGCAGCAGCTGCAATTCACTTGTCTCAGCCAGCATTAAGTAAAATTGTAAAAAAACTAGAAGAAGAACTCGGCGTAGATCTTTTTGATCGCTCTACTCGAAAGCTGACGTTAACCGATGCAGGACAGATTGTGTATGGGCAAAGCCAAAAGCTGGTATCCACTCTTCACGAGCTGCATGCTCTGTTAGATGATTTACGAAATCTCCCTACAGGAGATATTAAAGTAGGAATTCCTCCTTTAGTAGGGACTGTTGTTTTCCCGATGATTGCAAAAAACTTTACATCAAAACATCCTCAGGTGAAATTAGAGCTTGTGGAGCTTGGCGCAAAGCGAATTGTCGAACTTGTAGAAAACGAACAAGTAGACCTTGGCATTATCGTGTTGCCTATTCAAAATCCTCTTTTTCACGTCTATCCGTTTATTGAAGAAGAGTTTAATTTATACATTCATCATGAGCATCCGCTGGCAGCTAAATCAATCGTTGCTTTGAGCGAGCTTAGAGAAGAACCGTTTGTCCTGTTCAGCAAAGATTTCTCTCTTCATGATCGCATTATTCACGAGTGCATTCAAGCGGGTTTTCATCCGAAAATAGCATATGAAAGTTCGCAATGGGATTTGATTATTGAACTAGTCGCTTCTGAATTAGGTATTGCAATTTTACCAAAGTCCGTGTTTCCAAAGATCAATAACCCTTTTATTAAAAGTATTCCAATTGCCGCACCTACTCCAATGTGGGAGCTTGGCATCATTTTGAAAAAAGATCGCTATATGTCATATGCTACACGGGAGCTTTTATCCTTCCTAGTAGACCAAGATATCATTTTACCGTCTCATACGATGTCAGCAAACTCTTAACAAAAAAGCCTCTTCTTTCATTAGGAAGAGGCTTTTAGTCATCTTTTATATCTTTCTTCAATTTTTTTGTCTTGCGATCAACTAAAAACAAGTCAGCAAATGGCGACTTGTTTTACAGCTGCTTTTTGAATAGCACACTTTTTTTTAAATGTACTCCCAAAGCTTCACGATTGGCCATAAACACTCCTATTAAAATAAGAAGGCCTCCGCCAATAATAGAAGGCGTGATAGCTTCATTTAAGACTACATAGCCGATTAACACCGCGATTAAAGGAGATACATACAACCAAGTAGATGGAAAAATGGGATTTGTTTGGGCGATGAGCCAATAATATAAGCCGTGTCCAGCAATTGAACCAACAAAAATTAAATATACAATAGACCATACTGCGTTCCGAGGCATAATAGTTGAAACATGGGTTTGCTC contains the following coding sequences:
- a CDS encoding LysR family transcriptional regulator — translated: MDIRELQHFMEVVNQKSFTKAAAAIHLSQPALSKIVKKLEEELGVDLFDRSTRKLTLTDAGQIVYGQSQKLVSTLHELHALLDDLRNLPTGDIKVGIPPLVGTVVFPMIAKNFTSKHPQVKLELVELGAKRIVELVENEQVDLGIIVLPIQNPLFHVYPFIEEEFNLYIHHEHPLAAKSIVALSELREEPFVLFSKDFSLHDRIIHECIQAGFHPKIAYESSQWDLIIELVASELGIAILPKSVFPKINNPFIKSIPIAAPTPMWELGIILKKDRYMSYATRELLSFLVDQDIILPSHTMSANS